The following coding sequences are from one Granulicella sp. L56 window:
- a CDS encoding acetylserotonin O-methyltransferase has product MGTTAAAVTPERIMQFAWGYVPPLVLEAAIRHRVFDVLDDGAKTVKETAAATGASERGLRTIMNLLVGLNFLAKEDGERYSLTPESAAFLVSTKPSFQGGFLKHVSTQLMPKWLQLNEVVRSGKPATAVNQEGDGSDFFQQFVVDIFPLSYPAAQVLARELALGEKGEAVRVLDLAAGSGVWGIALAESSPRVTVTAVDWANVLPVTEKTVARFGLTERYAFVGGDLDTVDFGSGHHVATLGHILHSEGEARSRGLLRKTFAALAPGGTIAIGEFLVNADRTGPVNGLIFAANMLVNTDDGDTYSFEEIGGWLREAGFIDARLLESPGPSPLVLATKR; this is encoded by the coding sequence ATGGGAACGACTGCTGCTGCGGTTACGCCGGAACGAATTATGCAATTTGCGTGGGGTTATGTTCCGCCGCTGGTGCTGGAGGCGGCGATACGGCATCGCGTGTTCGATGTGCTCGATGACGGCGCGAAGACGGTGAAGGAGACGGCCGCTGCGACGGGAGCGTCGGAACGGGGATTGCGAACGATCATGAACCTGCTGGTGGGGTTGAACTTTCTCGCCAAGGAAGATGGGGAACGCTACTCGCTGACACCGGAGAGCGCGGCGTTTCTGGTCAGCACCAAGCCCAGCTTTCAGGGCGGGTTTCTTAAGCATGTGAGTACGCAACTGATGCCGAAGTGGCTGCAGTTGAACGAGGTGGTCAGGAGCGGCAAGCCTGCGACGGCGGTCAACCAGGAGGGAGATGGCAGCGACTTCTTCCAGCAGTTTGTGGTCGATATCTTTCCGCTGAGCTATCCGGCGGCTCAGGTGCTGGCGAGAGAGCTGGCTCTGGGTGAGAAGGGCGAGGCGGTGCGGGTGCTGGATCTGGCGGCCGGATCGGGCGTGTGGGGGATTGCGCTGGCCGAGAGTTCGCCGCGGGTCACGGTGACGGCGGTGGATTGGGCTAATGTGCTTCCGGTGACGGAGAAGACGGTGGCGCGGTTCGGGCTGACGGAGCGGTATGCGTTCGTTGGCGGAGACCTGGATACGGTCGACTTCGGCAGCGGCCACCATGTGGCGACGCTGGGCCATATTCTGCACAGCGAGGGAGAGGCGCGCAGCAGGGGCCTGTTGCGCAAGACATTCGCGGCGCTGGCACCGGGCGGGACGATTGCGATTGGCGAGTTTCTGGTGAATGCGGACCGAACCGGGCCGGTGAATGGGCTGATCTTTGCCGCGAATATGCTGGTGAATACCGACGACGGAGATACCTATTCGTTTGAAGAGATCGGCGGCTGGCTGAGGGAGGCTGGCTTTATCGATGCGCGGCTGCTGGAGTCTCCGGGGCCTTCGCCGTTGGTGCTGGCGACGAAGAGGTAG
- the dnaA gene encoding chromosomal replication initiator protein DnaA, with protein sequence MSFVPTATAVLNYWVRILAALEKKINRQSYETWLKPTRFSHLEGKTLFVRIPSADFQHVGDRYADLIQEAIDNLGLDVETVTFTTPEQDPRAPKVREDGGFAPLPSHSPNAPNSNLRPGGAQGSGGRQANGPEQSRFDWSAASQLNPRYQFDAFVIGSGNQFAMAAAQAVAERPSKAYNPLFLYGGVGMGKTHLMHAIGHDVKRRQPHASICYVSAEKFTNEMIDSVRYDKMTSFRDKFRSVDVLLIDDIQFLAGKERTQEQFFHTFNTLHESMKQIVIASDRPPKELSDFEDRLRSRFEWGLIADIQPPDLETKVAILQKKAESEQTQLPTDVALFIASNVRTNVRELEGALVRLIAWCSMHGVEITLAVTQQCLKQFIDTQVRKITIEAIQRTVAEQFGMRVAELKQKNNSRQIVVPRQIAMYLAKQLTEASLPEIGRQFGGKHHTTVMHSIAKIDEQRRTDKALNQTVNKLMETMS encoded by the coding sequence ATGTCATTCGTTCCGACGGCCACCGCCGTATTGAATTATTGGGTCCGCATCCTCGCCGCACTTGAGAAGAAGATCAATCGCCAGTCGTACGAGACATGGCTGAAGCCGACGCGATTCTCCCATCTTGAAGGCAAGACGCTCTTTGTGCGCATCCCCTCGGCTGACTTTCAGCATGTGGGCGACCGCTACGCCGACCTGATCCAAGAGGCGATCGACAACTTGGGCCTCGATGTGGAGACGGTGACGTTTACGACGCCGGAGCAGGACCCGCGCGCTCCCAAGGTGCGCGAGGACGGCGGGTTTGCGCCGTTGCCCAGCCATAGCCCCAATGCACCGAATTCGAATTTGAGGCCGGGCGGCGCGCAGGGTTCGGGAGGGCGGCAGGCAAACGGGCCGGAGCAGTCGCGGTTCGACTGGAGCGCGGCCTCGCAGTTGAATCCTCGGTACCAGTTCGATGCGTTTGTGATCGGCAGCGGCAATCAGTTCGCCATGGCTGCGGCGCAGGCGGTAGCGGAACGACCCTCGAAGGCGTACAACCCGCTGTTTCTGTATGGCGGCGTGGGCATGGGCAAGACGCATCTGATGCACGCCATTGGTCATGATGTGAAGCGGCGACAACCCCATGCTTCGATCTGCTATGTGAGCGCGGAGAAGTTCACCAACGAGATGATCGACTCGGTGCGCTACGACAAGATGACCAGCTTCCGCGACAAGTTTCGCAGCGTGGACGTTTTGCTGATCGACGACATTCAGTTTCTTGCAGGCAAGGAGCGGACGCAGGAGCAGTTCTTCCATACGTTCAACACGCTGCACGAGAGCATGAAGCAGATCGTGATTGCGAGCGACCGTCCGCCGAAAGAGCTTTCGGATTTTGAAGACCGGCTGCGCTCACGCTTCGAGTGGGGACTGATCGCCGACATTCAGCCGCCGGACCTTGAGACCAAGGTTGCGATCCTGCAGAAAAAAGCTGAGTCCGAGCAGACGCAGTTGCCGACGGACGTGGCGCTGTTTATCGCGTCGAATGTGCGGACCAATGTGCGCGAGTTGGAGGGCGCGCTGGTGCGGCTGATCGCGTGGTGCTCGATGCATGGCGTGGAGATTACGCTGGCGGTGACGCAGCAGTGCCTGAAACAGTTCATCGACACGCAGGTGCGCAAGATTACGATTGAGGCGATCCAGCGTACCGTGGCGGAGCAGTTCGGGATGCGCGTCGCGGAGCTGAAGCAGAAGAACAACTCGCGGCAGATCGTGGTGCCGCGGCAGATTGCGATGTATCTGGCCAAGCAGTTGACCGAGGCTTCGCTGCCGGAGATCGGGCGGCAGTTCGGCGGCAAGCACCATACGACGGTGATGCATTCCATTGCCAAGATCGACGAGCAGCGACGGACGGACAAGGCGCTGAACCAGACCGTGAACAAGCTGATGGAGACGATGAGCTAG
- the dnaN gene encoding DNA polymerase III subunit beta, giving the protein MDETTAAAPTGNLEITVSRAELLRELTAAQSVVERKTTIPILSNFLFEAADDKLTITATDLDQSLRTSCTAKVKKPGACTIPARKLYDYIKLLPEGEISIKLMDNHWVQIRAGRSNTKMVGMARANFPQVPEFPASSAVKISVPSLKNMVSKTIFAISNEESRYTLNGALLVLKAESMAMVATDGHRLAHIEKLGETLEGISGEKKTLIPRKALAEISSLLGSTDADTLEFADDDQTLFFKIGGRVLTSRKLTGQFPNYEAVLPRDNTKFVIVRSEDLMSSIQRVAQFADERSGAIKIRLEQNELKLSSSSTDAGESEDTIETPYNYDPLVVGFNSQYLIDFLKAIGNTGEVRLEFKDAQSAGQMRPEDANEDVKYRYILMPMRI; this is encoded by the coding sequence ATGGACGAGACGACCGCAGCAGCCCCGACGGGCAACCTCGAAATCACCGTGTCCCGCGCCGAACTGTTGCGCGAACTGACGGCGGCGCAGTCGGTGGTCGAGCGCAAGACGACGATCCCGATCCTGTCGAATTTTCTGTTCGAGGCAGCAGACGACAAGCTGACGATCACGGCCACCGATCTCGACCAGAGCCTGCGCACGAGCTGCACGGCAAAGGTGAAGAAGCCGGGCGCCTGCACCATTCCGGCGCGCAAGCTGTACGACTACATCAAGCTGCTGCCCGAGGGCGAGATCTCCATCAAGCTGATGGACAACCACTGGGTGCAGATTCGTGCTGGCCGCTCGAACACGAAGATGGTGGGTATGGCGCGGGCGAACTTTCCGCAGGTGCCGGAGTTCCCTGCTTCTTCGGCGGTAAAAATTTCGGTGCCTTCGCTGAAAAATATGGTGTCGAAGACGATCTTCGCCATCTCGAACGAGGAGTCGCGCTACACGCTGAATGGCGCGCTGCTGGTGCTGAAGGCGGAGTCGATGGCGATGGTGGCGACGGACGGCCACCGGCTGGCGCACATTGAAAAGCTGGGCGAGACGCTCGAAGGCATCTCGGGCGAGAAGAAGACGCTGATTCCGCGCAAGGCGCTGGCGGAGATCTCGAGCCTGCTGGGAAGCACGGACGCGGACACGCTGGAGTTTGCCGACGACGACCAGACGCTGTTCTTCAAGATCGGCGGGCGCGTGCTGACCAGCCGCAAGCTGACTGGGCAGTTCCCCAACTACGAGGCTGTGCTGCCGCGCGACAACACTAAGTTTGTGATCGTGCGCTCGGAAGATCTGATGAGTTCGATTCAGCGCGTGGCGCAGTTTGCCGACGAGCGCAGTGGCGCGATCAAGATTCGGTTGGAGCAGAATGAACTGAAGCTGTCTTCGTCGTCGACGGATGCGGGCGAGTCGGAGGACACCATCGAGACTCCGTACAACTACGATCCTCTGGTGGTGGGCTTCAACAGCCAGTACCTGATCGATTTCCTGAAGGCGATTGGCAACACCGGCGAGGTGCGGCTGGAGTTCAAGGACGCGCAGAGC
- a CDS encoding NAD(P)-dependent oxidoreductase, translated as MEQQSHTRSRRKKSSKQQKIEATNKALIERATKHAISTRTGQSTYVISTEVVIKARHLDRSAAEWRDPCISLLPSPPHSTQKDPPMNVAIFGASGATGRLLTKRCFDAGHHVTALLRHPETFPLRMIVRGVHGSVFDPSAVARTIEGADVVLSALGANSLAKEDVLERAVPQIVAAMDRQGVRRIIALGSAGARPGALDKQPAWRRWIVEHLVYKTFLKWPVASQRSQYATLSASGLDWTMAMPPMLTNSHGRGKWRIDPDALPPNASHISREDVARFMTQQITTPQWIGKAVYLSW; from the coding sequence ATGGAGCAACAAAGCCACACCCGATCTCGACGGAAAAAGTCCTCGAAGCAGCAAAAAATAGAAGCAACAAATAAAGCACTCATCGAAAGAGCAACAAAGCACGCCATCTCGACCCGGACCGGGCAATCAACGTACGTCATCTCGACCGAAGTAGTCATAAAGGCACGTCATCTCGACCGGAGCGCAGCGGAGTGGAGAGACCCCTGTATTTCGCTTTTGCCCTCACCACCGCACAGCACCCAAAAGGACCCGCCCATGAATGTAGCCATCTTCGGAGCCAGTGGAGCAACCGGACGCCTGCTGACCAAACGCTGCTTCGATGCGGGCCACCACGTCACCGCGCTGCTACGCCACCCCGAGACCTTCCCTCTGCGCATGATCGTCCGCGGCGTACACGGCAGCGTCTTTGACCCCTCCGCCGTCGCCCGGACCATCGAAGGCGCCGACGTGGTCCTCTCCGCGCTGGGCGCAAACTCGCTTGCTAAAGAAGATGTGCTGGAGCGTGCCGTGCCGCAGATCGTCGCCGCAATGGATCGGCAAGGCGTGCGCCGCATCATCGCCCTCGGCTCAGCCGGGGCCCGGCCCGGCGCGCTCGACAAGCAGCCCGCCTGGCGCCGCTGGATCGTGGAGCACCTGGTCTACAAGACGTTTCTGAAGTGGCCCGTGGCCTCGCAGCGCAGCCAGTACGCGACGCTCTCCGCAAGTGGCCTCGACTGGACCATGGCAATGCCGCCCATGCTCACCAACAGCCACGGCCGCGGCAAATGGCGCATTGACCCCGACGCCCTGCCGCCCAACGCCAGCCACATCTCCCGCGAAGACGTAGCCCGCTTCATGACGCAGCAGATCACCACCCCGCAATGGATCGGCAAGGCCGTCTACCTCTCCTGGTAA
- a CDS encoding aldo/keto reductase, whose product MTTVNAAASGTFAIGGDLTVNRLGYGAMRITGEGIWGPPKDVEGAKAVLRRAVELGVNFFDTADSYGPAVSEGLIGDALAPYAKGVVIATKAGLTRQGPNKWLPVARPEYLRQQVELSLRYLKLERIDLWQLHRIDPKTKLEDSLGEIAKLQKEGKIRHVGLSEVKPKEIKQAQKIVKIVSVQNRYNLSDRGYEDTLDYCEKNGIAFIPWFPVAAGKLAKPGGKLDAAAKKHGATVSQLSLAWLLHRSPVMLPIPGTTSVAHLEENVAAAAVKLSDAEWAEIEAAAK is encoded by the coding sequence ATGACAACTGTAAATGCGGCGGCGAGCGGGACGTTTGCGATTGGCGGGGATTTGACCGTCAACCGTTTGGGATATGGCGCGATGCGGATTACGGGCGAGGGCATCTGGGGGCCACCCAAGGATGTCGAAGGCGCGAAGGCAGTGCTGCGCCGCGCGGTCGAGCTGGGCGTGAACTTCTTCGACACGGCGGACTCGTATGGCCCGGCGGTGAGCGAGGGGCTGATTGGGGATGCGCTGGCTCCGTATGCCAAGGGCGTCGTGATCGCCACCAAGGCCGGGCTGACGCGGCAGGGGCCGAACAAGTGGTTGCCGGTGGCGCGTCCGGAGTATCTGCGGCAGCAGGTGGAGCTGAGCCTGCGCTATCTGAAGCTGGAGCGGATCGATCTGTGGCAACTGCACCGCATCGACCCGAAGACGAAGCTGGAGGATTCGCTGGGCGAGATTGCCAAGTTGCAGAAGGAAGGCAAGATTCGCCATGTGGGCCTGAGCGAGGTGAAGCCGAAGGAGATCAAGCAGGCGCAGAAGATCGTAAAGATCGTGAGCGTGCAGAACCGTTACAACCTGAGCGACCGTGGGTATGAAGATACGCTCGATTATTGCGAGAAGAATGGGATCGCGTTTATTCCATGGTTCCCGGTGGCGGCGGGTAAGCTGGCGAAGCCGGGCGGCAAGCTCGATGCGGCGGCGAAGAAACATGGGGCGACGGTGTCGCAGTTGTCGCTGGCTTGGCTGCTGCACCGGTCGCCGGTGATGCTGCCGATTCCGGGGACGACTTCGGTGGCGCACCTGGAGGAGAACGTGGCAGCGGCGGCGGTGAAGTTGAGCGATGCGGAGTGGGCGGAGATTGAAGCGGCGGCGAAGTAG